Proteins found in one Sardina pilchardus chromosome 3, fSarPil1.1, whole genome shotgun sequence genomic segment:
- the rasd4 gene encoding rasd family member 4: MSLEVKAKTEVRLVFLGAAGVGKTALIRRFLEDSFEPKHRRTVEELHSKEYEVGGAKVTVHILDTSGSYPFPAMRKLSIQTGDAFALVYAVDDADSLETVKGLREEILEVKQDKCTPIVVVGNKSDRGGAEERKVAGEDVLTTVELDWNSSFLEASAKDNQNVLEVFRELLQQVNLPSRLSPALRRRRETFPKDSSARPPMNKANSCTIS; this comes from the coding sequence ATGTCTCTGGAAGTGAAGGCGAAGACGGAGGTGCGCCTGGTGTTCCTGGGCGCCGCCGGCGTGGGCAAGACGGCGCTGATCCGCCGCTTCCTGGAGGACTCGTTCGAGCCCAAGCACCGGCGCACGGtggaggagctgcacagcaAGGAGTACGAGGTGGGCGGCGCCAAGGTGACCGTCCACATCCTGGACACCAGCGGCAGCTACCCGTTCCCGGCCATGCGCAAGCTCAGCATCCAGACGGGCGACGCCTTCGCGCTGGTCTACGCCGTGGACGACGCCGACTCGCTGGAGACGGTCAAGGGCCTGCGCGAGGAGATCCTGGAGGTCAAGCAGGACAAGTGCACGCCCATCGTGGTGGTGGGCAACAAGTCGGACCGCGGCGGCGCCGAGGAGCGCAAGGTGGCCGGCGAGGACGTGCTGACCACCGTGGAGCTGGACTGGAACAGCAGCTTCCTGGAGGCCTCGGCCAAGGACAACCAGAACGTGCTGGAGGTGTTCCGGGAGCTCCTGCAGCAGGTGAACCTGCCCAGCCGCCTGAGCCCCGCGCTGCGCCGCCGCCGAGAGACCTTCCCCAAGGACAGCAGCGCCCGGCCGCCCATGAACAAGGCCAACAGCTGCACCATctcctaa